The Synechococcales cyanobacterium T60_A2020_003 genomic interval TGCCATCCGGCGCATCTTCCTCCATGATTTGGGCGATCGCCTTCGCCAGTTCCGGATCACTCTCCAAAATCTTCTTCAACTGCAACCGCAACGCCGCTTGAGCATCCGCATCATCAGGAGCTTTCGCCACATCGTCCACTGCTTCTTTCGCCGCCTCTTTCGCTTCCACGTTCGGAAACAGCTTTTCCCAAATCGCCCCAGCCTTCTTCAAAGCGTTCTCAGTGAGTTTAGAACCTGCGGTCTCACCCGATGTTGTCGCTGCGCCTTCTAATACTTTGCCGCCTAACGTGATCAAGGTGGGGAGGAAGGGAGCGAGAAACGCAGTCAGGGTAGCGGGATCCATAAACAACTCCTCAGATGGGAAGCAGGTATCGTTATAGTCCAGTGTATCCGTGAATTTCCGTTATTACCCCATTAAAGCGTGAACATTCAGCGGATCAGGAAACATAACTCCTAGACGAGTGCTTTTCCAAAATTTGCCCTTGCCCGACTCGAAGATGGACAGGAACAGTCACAAGTCCTAGCAAGAACTTATTTTTGAGACGGTGATGAGGCTTGCTCCAGCTTTTGACCAATCTTGGGTTCCGTTCCGGCCAGCAGTCGCTGAATATTTTGGCGATGGCGCAGAATGACATACACCCCACCCAGCAAGGCAATCAACTGATAGGGGATGGGCTTTTGAAAAGCAACCATGAGGATCGTACCTGCGATCGCCGCCATGATCGACCCCAGCGACACAATCCGAAACACCGCCAGCACCACACTAAATACCGCTAAGGACAGCAGGCCGACCACAGGGGCGATCGCCAAAAAAACGCCCAAACCAGAGGCCACCGATTTGCCACCCTGAAACCCCAGCCAGACGGATTTACTATGACCGATTAAGACCATAATCCCCGCTAGCATAATCACCCAGGGTTTCCAAATCTCTGGGGTGACGGTAGCCGGGGCGATCGCCAAAACCGATGGAGCCGCATAGACAACACGCACGAGGGCGATCGCCGCAACGG includes:
- the plsY gene encoding glycerol-3-phosphate 1-O-acyltransferase PlsY gives rise to the protein MTTWLLINAGLLLAAYLLGSLPTGYLAGKLLKGIDLRTEGSGSTGATNVLRTLGKGPAIVVLLVDILKAVAAIALVRVVYAAPSVLAIAPATVTPEIWKPWVIMLAGIMVLIGHSKSVWLGFQGGKSVASGLGVFLAIAPVVGLLSLAVFSVVLAVFRIVSLGSIMAAIAGTILMVAFQKPIPYQLIALLGGVYVILRHRQNIQRLLAGTEPKIGQKLEQASSPSQK